The Opitutales bacterium ASA1 genome window below encodes:
- the ruvX gene encoding Holliday junction resolvase RuvX: MRCLGIDYGERRIGLSYGDDIGVAVPLPAAVEREFEQRLAHVVAEAQGRRATDLVVGYPYNMDGSAGFKAREVDVFIERLVKEIPLPVHRVDERLSSRAAVEHLPKRRDDALRRSGKIDSMAACLILQDFLNQHVRHGFDPEHEFG, translated from the coding sequence ATGCGTTGTCTCGGCATCGACTACGGGGAGCGGCGGATCGGCTTGAGCTACGGCGACGACATCGGCGTAGCGGTGCCGTTGCCGGCGGCGGTCGAGCGCGAGTTCGAGCAGCGTCTCGCGCACGTCGTGGCGGAGGCGCAGGGACGTAGGGCTACCGATCTCGTGGTGGGGTATCCGTACAACATGGACGGCTCGGCGGGATTCAAGGCCCGGGAGGTGGACGTCTTCATCGAGCGTTTGGTGAAGGAGATTCCGTTGCCGGTGCATCGGGTGGACGAGCGCCTCTCCTCGCGAGCGGCGGTGGAGCACCTGCCGAAGCGGCGCGACGACGCGTTGCGGCGTTCGGGCAAGATCGATTCGATGGCGGCGTGCCTGATCCTGCAGGATTTCTTGAACCAGCATGTGCGCCACGGTTTCGATCCGGAGCACGAGTTCGGGTGA
- the truA gene encoding tRNA pseudouridine(38-40) synthase TruA, with the protein MAYDGGLFHGWQSQANATSVQDSIEAVLAGVLGVATRIHGSGRTDAGVHALGQVFHFDATWRHGPERLLAAVSSRLPPGILVKTLRRARPEFHARFSAVGKRYHYRLLLDRADPFEARWCWAYPRGLDLARMQAAATVLTGRHDFAAFCAQNGDERETTVRELRRLELRRSGRRVKIVLEADGFLYKMARSLVGAIVNVGRGALEPAEVEALLLSAQRPPEVFTAPAQGLFLERVFYPRGA; encoded by the coding sequence GTGGCCTACGACGGCGGTTTGTTTCACGGCTGGCAAAGCCAAGCGAACGCGACCTCGGTGCAGGACTCGATCGAGGCGGTCTTGGCAGGTGTGCTCGGTGTGGCGACGCGCATCCATGGTAGCGGACGGACCGACGCGGGCGTGCATGCGCTCGGGCAGGTGTTTCATTTCGACGCGACCTGGCGGCACGGCCCGGAGCGACTGCTGGCTGCGGTCTCGTCGCGGTTGCCGCCGGGCATCCTCGTGAAGACGCTCCGGCGGGCGCGCCCGGAGTTTCACGCGCGCTTCAGCGCCGTGGGTAAACGGTACCACTACCGGCTGTTGCTGGATCGGGCGGACCCGTTCGAAGCGCGTTGGTGTTGGGCGTATCCGCGTGGGCTCGATCTCGCGCGGATGCAAGCGGCGGCGACGGTGCTCACGGGGCGGCACGACTTCGCGGCGTTCTGCGCTCAGAACGGCGACGAGAGGGAGACGACCGTGCGCGAATTGCGTCGGCTGGAGCTGCGGCGCTCGGGCCGGCGCGTGAAGATCGTGCTCGAGGCGGACGGGTTTCTCTACAAGATGGCGCGCAGCCTCGTCGGAGCGATCGTGAACGTGGGACGCGGCGCTCTGGAGCCGGCGGAGGTGGAAGCGTTGTTGCTTTCCGCGCAGCGACCGCCCGAAGTGTTTACCGCCCCCGCTCAAGGCCTCTTTCTCGAGCGAGTCTTCTACCCCCGCGGCGCGTGA
- a CDS encoding ComF family protein, which produces MADLVFPPICVSCRGLVEDDPGPFRHVCASCRRRVVLVRDPHCTTCGYPFFGEHAESAGCAHCERLRPAYEEGRTATLLQGPMRHIVHALKYERALHVLRDIEAFVADHAYFREFLAGAVLVPVPLHPRKLRERGYNQAELVAQAFRRASGAADVRLLLRRVVDTATQTRLDRQARQDNLKNAFALAGDGTIETSLRYVLVDDVFTTGATLNACAHALRRGRPGRVDVATLGHG; this is translated from the coding sequence ATGGCGGATCTGGTGTTTCCTCCGATCTGCGTCTCGTGCCGGGGGTTGGTGGAGGACGATCCCGGTCCGTTTCGTCACGTCTGCGCGAGTTGTCGGCGGCGAGTCGTGCTCGTGCGGGATCCGCACTGCACCACCTGTGGTTATCCGTTCTTCGGGGAGCATGCGGAGAGTGCGGGATGTGCGCATTGCGAGCGGTTGCGACCCGCGTACGAGGAGGGACGAACGGCGACGCTTCTCCAAGGTCCGATGCGACACATCGTGCATGCGCTCAAATACGAGCGGGCCTTGCACGTGCTGCGGGACATCGAGGCCTTCGTGGCTGATCACGCGTATTTCCGGGAGTTTCTCGCCGGTGCCGTGCTGGTGCCGGTGCCGCTCCATCCGCGCAAGTTGCGCGAACGAGGGTACAACCAAGCCGAACTCGTGGCGCAGGCCTTTCGACGAGCGTCCGGTGCCGCGGACGTGCGGCTGCTCCTGCGGCGAGTCGTCGACACCGCGACGCAGACCCGGCTCGACCGACAGGCCCGGCAGGACAACCTCAAAAATGCCTTTGCCTTGGCCGGTGACGGAACCATAGAAACCTCGTTACGCTATGTACTTGTGGACGACGTATTCACCACCGGCGCGACGCTCAACGCGTGCGCTCACGCACTCCGGCGCGGGCGTCCGGGTCGTGTCGACGTAGCCACGTTGGGCCACGGTTGA
- the accD gene encoding acetyl-CoA carboxylase, carboxyltransferase subunit beta → MSLFSKPKYSTVTVKKKDIPLGLWKKCPKSGEIVYIKELEENQYVVPKSGFHFPISSTDRIRHLVDADSFVEHDKTLRAVDALEFVDSAPYADRLAKYRRESGIDDAVVCGMARIHRIPVSLAVMDFRFAGGSMGSVVGEKITRAIERAREKETPCIVFSASGGARMQEGILSLMQMAKTSAALARLSAARLPFISVLTNPTTGGVTASFAVLGDVILAEPGALVGFAGPRVVRETTQQTLPEGFQSAEFLLKHGLVDQIVSRLDMRDRIADILQALFVRKARGTVASA, encoded by the coding sequence ATGTCGCTCTTCAGCAAGCCGAAGTACTCGACCGTCACGGTCAAAAAGAAGGACATCCCGCTCGGGCTCTGGAAGAAGTGCCCGAAGTCCGGAGAGATCGTTTACATCAAGGAACTGGAAGAGAACCAGTACGTGGTGCCGAAGAGCGGATTCCATTTCCCGATCTCCTCCACGGACCGGATCCGGCACTTGGTGGATGCGGATTCGTTCGTGGAGCACGACAAGACGCTCCGCGCGGTGGATGCCTTGGAGTTCGTCGATTCCGCTCCGTACGCGGACCGATTGGCGAAGTATCGGCGCGAGAGCGGCATCGACGACGCAGTCGTGTGCGGCATGGCGCGGATCCACCGAATCCCGGTCTCGCTCGCGGTGATGGATTTCCGGTTCGCGGGCGGTTCGATGGGTTCGGTCGTGGGTGAAAAGATCACGCGTGCGATCGAACGGGCGCGAGAGAAGGAAACGCCGTGCATCGTGTTCTCCGCGTCCGGCGGCGCGCGCATGCAGGAAGGCATTCTCAGCCTCATGCAGATGGCCAAGACGAGCGCGGCCTTGGCCCGACTCTCGGCGGCGCGATTGCCGTTCATCTCCGTCTTGACCAATCCGACGACCGGCGGCGTCACCGCGAGTTTCGCCGTGCTCGGCGACGTCATCCTCGCGGAGCCGGGAGCGCTGGTGGGATTCGCGGGGCCTCGCGTGGTGCGCGAGACCACGCAGCAGACGCTTCCGGAAGGTTTTCAATCGGCCGAGTTTCTCCTCAAGCACGGCCTCGTGGATCAGATCGTGAGTCGCTTGGACATGCGCGATCGCATCGCCGACATCCTGCAGGCGCTCTTCGTGCGCAAAGCCCGCGGGACGGTCGCATCGGCCTGA
- a CDS encoding putative 2-dehydropantoate 2-reductase, with protein MAGRLGRVAVVGAGAVGAYYGARLARTGEDVTFLLRSDLAAVREAGLSVRVVSEPQEAFEIRPAQVAADTRAIGPVDLVLLGMKATGNEALAELLPPLLRERTAILNLQNGLGADEWLADRFGGERILGGLCFVCLNRVGPGRIECYHPGSVALGEYGRVAGERAHAIGQALRDSGVACLVADNLQEMRWRKLVWNVPFNGLSIAAGGITTDRILADTGLRAEVDVLMREVQSAARAFGFVIPDSFLARQLEVTYPMGPYKPSSLVDYLAGRAVEVEAIWGEPLRRARTAGVDTPGLAALYERLVALCPRVG; from the coding sequence ATGGCGGGACGGTTGGGCAGGGTGGCCGTGGTTGGCGCGGGTGCCGTGGGTGCGTACTACGGCGCACGGTTGGCGCGGACGGGGGAGGACGTGACCTTCCTCCTGCGCTCGGATCTCGCGGCCGTGCGCGAAGCCGGGCTGTCCGTGCGCGTCGTGTCCGAGCCGCAGGAGGCGTTCGAGATCCGTCCGGCGCAGGTCGCGGCGGACACACGTGCGATCGGCCCGGTCGATCTCGTCCTGCTCGGCATGAAGGCGACGGGCAACGAGGCGCTGGCGGAGTTGCTGCCCCCGCTCCTGCGCGAGCGGACGGCGATCCTGAACCTCCAGAACGGCCTCGGAGCCGACGAGTGGCTGGCGGACCGCTTCGGCGGCGAGCGCATCCTCGGCGGGCTTTGCTTCGTGTGTCTCAACCGCGTGGGGCCGGGCCGGATCGAATGTTATCATCCGGGCTCGGTCGCGCTCGGCGAGTACGGCCGCGTCGCGGGCGAGCGGGCGCACGCGATCGGGCAGGCGTTGCGCGACTCGGGGGTGGCGTGCCTCGTCGCGGACAACCTGCAGGAGATGCGTTGGCGCAAGCTCGTGTGGAACGTGCCGTTCAACGGTCTCTCCATCGCCGCGGGCGGCATCACCACCGATCGGATCCTCGCCGACACCGGGTTGCGGGCCGAGGTGGACGTGCTCATGCGCGAGGTGCAGTCTGCGGCGCGCGCGTTCGGCTTCGTCATACCCGATTCGTTTCTCGCTCGGCAGTTGGAGGTGACGTATCCGATGGGCCCCTACAAGCCGTCCAGCCTCGTGGACTATCTCGCCGGTCGCGCCGTCGAGGTCGAAGCGATCTGGGGCGAGCCGTTGCGACGCGCCCGTACCGCCGGAGTGGATACGCCGGGTCTCGCGGCGTTGTACGAACGCTTGGTCGCGCTTTGCCCTCGGGTGGGGTGA
- the aqpZ gene encoding aquaporin Z, producing MKAYLSEFVGTFWLVLGGCGSAVLAAAFPEVGIGLLGVSLAFGLTVLTMAYAIGHVSGCHLNPAVSIGLFVAGRFPASKLAPYVVAQVAGAIAAGGVLYVIASGAPGFSTASGFASNGFGEHSPGGYSLLAALVTEIVMTAVFLVVILGATSKGAPQGFAPLAIGLCLTLIHLVSIPVTNTSVNPARSTGVAVFAGDWALGQLWLFWVAPIVGAALGAIIHRAISEKDA from the coding sequence ATGAAAGCATACCTCTCCGAGTTCGTCGGAACGTTCTGGTTGGTCCTCGGCGGCTGCGGAAGCGCAGTCCTGGCCGCGGCGTTTCCCGAGGTGGGCATCGGCCTGCTCGGCGTCTCGCTAGCCTTCGGTCTCACCGTGCTGACGATGGCCTACGCGATCGGCCACGTTTCCGGCTGCCACCTCAACCCGGCGGTCTCGATCGGTCTGTTTGTGGCGGGACGGTTCCCCGCAAGTAAACTCGCGCCGTACGTCGTGGCGCAGGTCGCTGGTGCGATCGCCGCTGGTGGCGTGCTCTACGTGATCGCGAGCGGTGCGCCCGGTTTCTCGACTGCAAGCGGCTTCGCCTCGAACGGATTCGGGGAACACTCTCCGGGAGGGTATTCCCTTCTGGCCGCGCTCGTCACCGAGATCGTAATGACGGCGGTTTTCCTCGTCGTGATCCTCGGGGCGACGAGCAAGGGTGCACCGCAGGGCTTCGCGCCGCTCGCCATCGGTCTCTGCCTCACGCTCATCCATCTCGTCAGCATTCCCGTGACCAACACCTCCGTGAACCCTGCGCGCAGCACGGGAGTGGCCGTCTTTGCGGGCGACTGGGCACTCGGTCAGCTCTGGCTCTTCTGGGTCGCCCCCATCGTAGGTGCCGCGCTCGGCGCGATCATTCATCGCGCGATCAGCGAAAAGGACGCCTGA
- a CDS encoding methyl-accepting chemotaxis protein: MFTTKSLKAKPAPSILRFIIVPAMHTPESVSATPAASAPEDLLAEKRAETNQLFKWLFLAQYLVGIVIAVVVSPRAWEGAQSSVHIHLISAVVLGAVTALVPAFLAWRAPRAVSTMLLVATGQMLTGALWIHLAGGRVEMHFHVFVSIGLLAMYRDWRALLLGAGVAAVDHVVRGLFFPMSIFGVGSAPWRFVEHAAWVVVETAFLGRFAVKVGKEVHDAERASRDLRTGAEAMIHELQCVRDRGELNRRMPETADATLRGLAASVNDLLGTLETVISRVSGTATRVAESSNQIASATEETTVSMSQMAQDAEATRDSAEESGRGATNGAADIRQTIVRLKEIGASVQQTAHTVGALNERSGAIDTSIREIAAIAAKTNLLSLNATIEAARAGEHGRGFAVVAEEVRKLAEASRRSADQIGKVVSAMTADLSHTHGLMRACSELATRGADEADTAAGRLDGIVQSSAELTDQVRRISGSASEVHQTTQLSAEQCARLAQDADELRGLVSRFRVAGTPQATGIAERARDSEGGRRPKSMGNASSHRAVAKAGAAA, translated from the coding sequence TTGTTCACTACAAAATCCCTGAAGGCGAAGCCCGCGCCCTCGATCCTTCGTTTCATCATCGTTCCCGCCATGCACACACCAGAATCGGTTTCCGCGACACCGGCTGCCTCTGCTCCCGAAGACCTCCTCGCCGAGAAACGCGCCGAGACCAACCAGCTCTTCAAGTGGTTGTTTCTCGCTCAATATCTCGTCGGTATCGTCATAGCTGTGGTCGTATCGCCGAGAGCGTGGGAAGGCGCGCAATCCTCCGTCCACATTCACCTGATTTCAGCCGTCGTTCTCGGAGCCGTGACGGCGCTCGTGCCCGCCTTTCTGGCGTGGCGTGCGCCGCGGGCGGTGAGCACCATGTTGCTCGTGGCGACCGGTCAGATGCTCACCGGTGCGTTGTGGATCCATCTCGCCGGAGGGCGGGTGGAGATGCACTTCCATGTTTTCGTCTCTATCGGCCTGCTCGCGATGTATCGGGACTGGCGGGCGTTGCTCCTCGGAGCAGGCGTGGCCGCGGTGGATCACGTCGTGCGTGGGCTGTTCTTTCCGATGTCGATCTTCGGAGTGGGGTCTGCACCTTGGCGCTTCGTCGAGCACGCCGCGTGGGTGGTGGTCGAGACCGCGTTTCTCGGGCGCTTCGCCGTCAAGGTGGGTAAGGAGGTGCACGACGCCGAGCGAGCGAGTCGCGATCTGCGCACGGGTGCCGAAGCGATGATCCACGAACTACAGTGTGTGCGCGACCGCGGCGAGTTGAACCGCCGCATGCCGGAAACGGCCGACGCGACTCTGCGCGGCTTGGCGGCGTCGGTGAACGATTTGCTCGGTACGCTCGAGACCGTGATTTCTCGCGTCTCTGGGACTGCCACGCGCGTCGCCGAATCCAGCAATCAAATCGCGTCGGCGACCGAAGAGACGACCGTTTCGATGAGCCAAATGGCGCAGGACGCCGAAGCCACGCGAGACAGCGCCGAGGAGTCCGGCCGGGGGGCCACGAACGGCGCGGCGGACATCCGGCAGACCATCGTTCGCCTCAAAGAAATCGGAGCCTCCGTGCAACAGACCGCGCATACCGTCGGCGCGCTCAACGAGCGCAGTGGCGCGATCGACACGTCGATTCGCGAAATCGCCGCGATCGCGGCGAAGACCAATCTTCTCTCCCTCAACGCCACGATCGAAGCGGCTCGTGCGGGTGAGCACGGACGGGGATTTGCGGTAGTTGCGGAGGAAGTGCGCAAACTGGCCGAAGCCTCGCGGCGCAGCGCCGACCAAATCGGCAAGGTCGTCTCCGCGATGACGGCCGATCTGTCTCACACACACGGTTTGATGCGTGCCTGCAGCGAACTCGCCACTCGGGGTGCGGACGAAGCCGACACGGCAGCCGGCCGGCTCGACGGGATCGTTCAGTCTTCCGCGGAGCTCACGGATCAGGTGCGCCGCATCAGCGGCTCGGCCAGCGAGGTGCACCAGACCACGCAACTATCGGCCGAACAGTGTGCTCGGTTGGCACAGGATGCCGACGAGCTTCGCGGATTGGTCAGCCGGTTCCGTGTCGCCGGGACGCCTCAGGCGACGGGCATCGCCGAACGCGCGCGCGACTCGGAAGGAGGGCGTCGACCGAAATCGATGGGTAACGCGTCTTCGCACCGCGCGGTCGCGAAGGCCGGTGCAGCGGCTTGA
- the mgrA gene encoding L-glyceraldehyde 3-phosphate reductase, which translates to MPYVADPTRYDRPELYRRCGRSGLKLPRLSLGLWHNFGDNVAYERSRELVLRAFDLGITHFDLANNYGPPAGAAETNFGRMLREDLGAYRDEIVVSTKAGYWMWHGPYGEWGSRKYILSSLDQSLKRMGLEYVDIFYHHRPDPDTPLEESMGALASAVRAGKALYVGLSNYRPEQTAAAAKILRELGTPCLIHQPRYHMFDRWVEDGLLQTLEAEGIGCIPFCPLAQGLLTDRYLTGIPADARAARDPRFLKAEDITEAKVGKLRALNALAQQRGQSLAQMALAWVLRSPAVTTALIGASKTSQIEDNVRALDRAEFGSDELQQIDRILAG; encoded by the coding sequence ATGCCTTACGTCGCCGACCCCACTCGCTACGATCGTCCCGAACTCTATCGTCGCTGCGGACGCAGCGGATTGAAACTGCCGAGGCTCTCGCTCGGGCTTTGGCACAATTTCGGCGACAACGTCGCCTACGAGAGGAGCCGCGAACTCGTCCTGCGCGCCTTCGATCTCGGGATCACGCACTTCGATCTCGCCAACAACTACGGCCCGCCGGCCGGTGCGGCCGAAACCAACTTCGGGCGCATGCTGCGCGAGGACCTCGGTGCGTACCGCGACGAGATCGTCGTCTCCACCAAGGCCGGCTATTGGATGTGGCACGGACCGTACGGCGAGTGGGGCTCGCGCAAATACATCCTCTCGAGCCTCGACCAGAGTCTGAAGCGGATGGGCCTCGAATACGTCGACATCTTCTACCACCACCGGCCCGATCCGGACACGCCGCTCGAGGAATCGATGGGCGCGCTCGCCTCGGCCGTGCGGGCCGGCAAAGCGCTCTACGTCGGCCTCTCCAACTACCGGCCGGAGCAGACTGCGGCCGCAGCGAAGATCCTGCGCGAACTCGGCACGCCGTGCCTCATCCACCAGCCGCGTTACCACATGTTCGATCGTTGGGTGGAGGACGGATTGCTGCAGACGCTCGAGGCGGAAGGCATCGGTTGCATTCCGTTCTGTCCGCTCGCCCAAGGCCTGCTGACCGATCGTTACCTCACAGGCATCCCGGCCGATGCGCGCGCGGCGCGCGACCCGCGTTTTCTGAAGGCCGAAGACATCACGGAGGCCAAGGTGGGGAAACTGCGCGCGTTGAACGCCCTCGCGCAACAGCGCGGCCAATCGCTCGCGCAGATGGCGCTGGCGTGGGTGCTGCGTTCCCCCGCGGTCACGACCGCGCTCATCGGCGCGAGCAAGACGAGCCAGATCGAGGACAACGTCCGCGCTCTCGATCGCGCGGAGTTCGGCAGCGACGAGTTGCAGCAGATCGACCGCATCCTCGCCGGTTGA
- a CDS encoding DNA-3-methyladenine glycosylase 2, whose protein sequence is MYERLLASDPAWDGVFFTGVLTTGIYCLPSCKARKPKSENVRFFANVEDARAAGLRPCRKCHPDDYARGADPVLESIETLVEEMRADPAAFPDVRAVVRRSGFGSTRLFELFRIHFHATPAELLLRARIEAAKRLLATDTAPLTEVALSAGFESLSVFHEQFRSRQGLTPGTWRGLAAARSVRSLSIALPHDFALPEARRALARDRDSASERTEPDGTFVAAIRIDGAPVVVRLRFADASAHVETDSDVPGPSLHAWLVRLLGLEQDAAGFSRLARRLGLQRLVAGRPGLRILQTNTIFDGLLWSILGQQITVGFAATLRRRLTEQFGPEAGAGLRCTPDATALASLAPESLAPLQFSASKAAYVVGLAREIAEGRLDLERLAHSSATRVERTLRAVRGLGPWSVNYVMMRSLGFADCTPLGDTGLTSGLQRLFLLEQRPDADATRRLVSPFSPYRSLATAHLWLYERTSS, encoded by the coding sequence ATGTACGAGCGTCTGCTCGCGAGCGATCCGGCCTGGGACGGCGTGTTCTTCACCGGCGTGCTCACGACCGGCATCTACTGCCTGCCCTCGTGCAAGGCGCGGAAACCGAAGTCGGAAAACGTCCGCTTCTTCGCCAACGTCGAGGACGCCCGCGCGGCCGGTCTGCGGCCCTGCCGCAAATGCCACCCCGACGACTACGCGCGCGGAGCCGATCCCGTGCTCGAGTCGATCGAGACGCTGGTCGAAGAGATGCGCGCCGACCCGGCCGCCTTTCCCGACGTGCGGGCCGTGGTGCGGCGATCGGGCTTCGGGTCGACGCGGTTGTTCGAACTGTTCCGTATCCACTTTCATGCGACACCGGCGGAGCTGCTCCTGCGCGCCCGCATCGAGGCGGCGAAACGCTTACTCGCCACCGACACCGCGCCGCTGACCGAGGTCGCGTTGTCGGCCGGTTTCGAGTCGCTCTCGGTGTTCCACGAGCAATTCCGCTCGCGCCAGGGACTGACGCCCGGCACCTGGCGCGGCCTCGCGGCCGCGCGCAGCGTCCGCTCGCTCTCGATCGCCCTGCCGCACGACTTCGCATTGCCCGAGGCACGTCGCGCGCTCGCCCGCGATCGCGACAGCGCGAGCGAGCGCACGGAGCCGGACGGCACGTTCGTCGCCGCGATCCGCATAGACGGCGCGCCGGTGGTCGTGCGTCTCCGCTTCGCTGACGCGAGCGCGCACGTCGAGACCGACTCCGACGTTCCCGGACCTTCGCTCCACGCTTGGCTCGTGCGTCTGCTTGGGCTCGAGCAGGACGCCGCAGGCTTTTCCCGCCTCGCGCGCCGGCTCGGACTGCAACGCCTCGTCGCCGGTCGACCGGGTCTGCGTATCCTGCAAACGAATACGATCTTCGACGGCCTGCTCTGGTCGATCCTCGGCCAACAGATCACCGTCGGCTTCGCGGCCACGCTGCGGCGGAGATTGACCGAGCAGTTCGGACCGGAAGCCGGAGCAGGTCTGCGCTGCACGCCCGACGCGACTGCGCTCGCTTCGCTCGCGCCCGAGAGCCTCGCGCCGCTGCAGTTCTCCGCGAGCAAGGCCGCCTACGTCGTCGGTCTCGCCCGCGAGATCGCCGAAGGGCGGCTCGACCTCGAACGCCTTGCGCACTCCTCCGCCACTCGCGTCGAACGCACCCTGCGCGCCGTGCGTGGTCTCGGCCCGTGGTCGGTCAACTACGTGATGATGCGCTCGCTCGGCTTCGCCGACTGCACGCCGCTCGGCGACACGGGGCTCACGTCGGGATTGCAGCGTCTCTTCCTCCTCGAGCAGCGCCCGGACGCCGATGCCACCCGGCGGCTCGTGTCTCCATTTTCTCCCTACCGCAGTCTCGCGACCGCGCATCTATGGCTCTACGAACGCACTTCGTCATGA
- the ffh gene encoding signal recognition particle protein, whose product MFESLTEKLSQAMRNLRGVGKLSEENMADALKEVRTALLSADVHFKVAREFIDRVQVACVGQEVTKSVTPGQQVIKIINDELVKLLGEGETALSKKRPLKIMLVGLQGGGKTTTAAKLARLLAKQGYAPLLAACDIYRPAAIDQLEILAKQESAQFFADRASRDVPAIAVAAQQAAERAGATLTIFDTAGRLQIDEALIQEIKDVKARVKPDEVLLVADGALGQEAVNVARTFHEAVQLTGLVLTKLDGDARGGAALSMKSVTGVPIKFVGTGEKVGDFEVFHPDRMAQRILGMGDVVSLVERAQEVIDEKEAERMAEKMRKADFNFEDMLAQMKQVKKLGPMQSVLGMLPGMSGVQIGDEAEDKMKQAEAIILSMTLQERRNPNVLNGSRRLRIARGSGTHISEVNSLIKQHAQMKKMMKMLKGGNMKKLMRQMGGKGGMGGGGFPGLGGGRRPF is encoded by the coding sequence ATGTTCGAGTCGCTCACCGAAAAACTCAGCCAAGCGATGCGCAACCTGCGCGGCGTCGGCAAGCTGTCCGAGGAAAACATGGCGGACGCCCTCAAGGAGGTCCGCACCGCCCTGCTATCCGCCGACGTGCACTTCAAAGTCGCACGCGAGTTCATCGACCGCGTCCAAGTGGCGTGCGTCGGTCAGGAGGTGACGAAGTCCGTCACGCCCGGTCAGCAGGTGATCAAGATCATCAACGACGAGCTCGTGAAGCTCCTCGGCGAAGGCGAGACCGCGCTCTCGAAGAAACGCCCGCTCAAGATCATGCTCGTCGGCCTCCAAGGCGGCGGCAAGACCACGACCGCGGCCAAGCTCGCCCGGCTGCTCGCCAAGCAGGGCTACGCGCCGCTGCTCGCCGCGTGCGACATCTACCGCCCGGCCGCGATCGACCAGCTCGAGATCCTCGCGAAACAAGAGAGCGCCCAATTCTTCGCCGACCGCGCGTCGCGCGACGTCCCCGCGATCGCCGTCGCCGCGCAACAGGCGGCCGAGCGCGCCGGCGCCACGCTCACGATCTTCGACACCGCCGGCCGCCTGCAAATCGACGAGGCGCTGATCCAAGAGATCAAGGACGTGAAGGCCCGCGTGAAGCCCGACGAGGTGTTGCTCGTCGCCGACGGCGCGCTCGGTCAGGAGGCGGTCAACGTCGCGCGTACCTTCCACGAAGCGGTGCAACTCACCGGCTTGGTGTTGACCAAGCTCGACGGCGACGCGCGAGGCGGCGCGGCGCTCTCGATGAAGTCGGTCACCGGCGTGCCCATCAAGTTCGTCGGCACCGGCGAGAAGGTCGGCGACTTCGAGGTGTTCCACCCCGACCGCATGGCCCAGCGCATCCTCGGCATGGGCGACGTCGTGTCGCTCGTCGAGCGCGCCCAGGAGGTCATCGACGAGAAGGAGGCCGAGCGCATGGCCGAGAAGATGCGCAAAGCCGACTTCAACTTCGAGGACATGCTCGCGCAGATGAAGCAGGTGAAGAAGCTCGGCCCCATGCAATCGGTGCTCGGCATGCTGCCCGGCATGAGCGGCGTGCAGATCGGCGACGAAGCCGAGGACAAGATGAAACAGGCCGAGGCGATCATCCTCTCGATGACGCTCCAGGAGCGCCGCAATCCCAACGTGCTCAACGGCAGCCGACGCCTGCGCATCGCGCGCGGCTCCGGCACGCACATCAGCGAGGTCAACTCGCTCATCAAGCAACACGCCCAGATGAAGAAGATGATGAAGATGCTGAAGGGCGGAAACATGAAGAAGCTCATGCGCCAGATGGGCGGCAAAGGCGGCATGGGCGGCGGTGGGTTTCCCGGCCTCGGCGGCGGACGGCGTCCGTTCTGA
- a CDS encoding Lrp/AsnC family transcriptional regulator: MNPVLKLLLEGGNLTPAQIAQVAGMSEADVNQHLEQLKKEKIFLGWRPVLDLSREAAADAAVRAVIEVRITPERGGGFNRLAERIGRFDEVESCYLMSGGYDLLIFVIGPSLQKVAAFVSEKLSTLEGVLSTSTHFLLRSYKEGGFLVDVTSDTSERLKVTP; the protein is encoded by the coding sequence ATGAACCCTGTTCTCAAGCTGTTGCTCGAAGGCGGCAACCTCACCCCCGCGCAGATCGCGCAGGTGGCGGGGATGTCGGAGGCCGACGTGAATCAGCACCTGGAGCAGTTGAAGAAGGAGAAAATCTTCCTCGGCTGGCGTCCGGTGCTCGATCTCTCTCGCGAGGCCGCCGCCGACGCAGCCGTGCGCGCAGTGATCGAAGTGCGGATCACTCCGGAGCGGGGCGGTGGTTTCAATCGACTCGCGGAGCGCATCGGGCGTTTCGACGAGGTCGAGTCGTGCTACCTCATGTCGGGCGGTTACGACCTGCTCATCTTCGTCATCGGGCCGTCCCTGCAGAAGGTCGCGGCGTTCGTCTCGGAAAAGCTCTCCACGCTCGAGGGCGTGCTCTCCACCAGCACGCATTTCCTCCTGCGCTCCTACAAGGAGGGCGGTTTCCTCGTCGACGTCACCTCGGACACCTCCGAGCGCCTGAAGGTCACCCCCTGA